The following are encoded in a window of Streptomyces sp. 11x1 genomic DNA:
- a CDS encoding YcnI family protein yields the protein MKASRIAAVGALAGSAVFLLSGPAFAHVSVAAEGTAAKGGYATVNFKVPNERDDARTTKLEVSFPTDHPLASAQPEAVPGWDIKVTTAKLDKPLELHGEQIDEAVSKITWTATGDGIAAGFFQKFPVSIGQLPENTDELVFKALQTYSNKEVVRWIEVPQDGQEEPENPAPVLALSAASDDHHGAAGASNASDKSKDADDAEAASNETTAAPADSSDTIARVLGVVGIVIGAAGVAYGVLAGRRRTNA from the coding sequence ATGAAGGCTTCTCGTATCGCCGCCGTCGGCGCCCTCGCCGGCTCGGCCGTGTTCCTCCTGTCCGGCCCCGCGTTCGCGCACGTCAGCGTCGCGGCGGAGGGCACGGCGGCCAAGGGCGGGTACGCGACCGTCAACTTCAAGGTCCCCAACGAGCGCGACGACGCCAGGACCACCAAGCTCGAGGTGAGCTTCCCGACCGACCACCCGCTCGCCTCGGCCCAGCCGGAGGCCGTCCCCGGTTGGGACATCAAGGTCACCACCGCCAAGCTCGACAAGCCGCTCGAACTGCACGGCGAGCAGATCGACGAGGCCGTCTCCAAGATCACCTGGACCGCCACCGGCGACGGCATCGCGGCGGGCTTCTTCCAGAAGTTCCCGGTCTCCATCGGCCAGCTCCCCGAGAACACCGACGAACTGGTCTTCAAGGCGCTCCAGACGTACTCCAACAAGGAGGTCGTCCGCTGGATCGAGGTGCCGCAGGACGGCCAGGAGGAGCCCGAGAACCCGGCGCCCGTACTCGCACTGTCCGCCGCGTCTGACGACCACCACGGCGCGGCCGGCGCCTCGAACGCCTCCGACAAGTCGAAGGACGCCGACGACGCCGAGGCCGCGTCGAACGAGACCACCGCCGCACCCGCCGACAGCAGCGACACCATCGCCCGCGTGCTCGGCGTCGTCGGCATCGTCATCGGCGCGGCGGGCGTGGCGTACGGCGTCCTCGCCGGCCGTCGGCGCACGAACGCCTGA
- a CDS encoding ATP-binding protein yields the protein MSIWWSLHLRREAASVPLARRLLIGTMETAGVDPDVSYDLSIALSEACANAVEHGGAIPAGTSGEAYRVTAYLDGEKCRIEVADSGPGFPRRHPVRPAPADAEDGRGLCLIRELADHVHIGNKPGRGGAIVSFDKILKWRDDAPLVAV from the coding sequence ATGAGCATCTGGTGGTCACTCCATCTGCGGCGCGAGGCTGCGAGCGTGCCCCTCGCCCGGCGGCTGCTGATCGGCACGATGGAGACCGCGGGCGTCGATCCCGACGTCTCCTACGACCTCTCCATCGCCCTCAGCGAGGCCTGTGCCAACGCCGTCGAGCACGGCGGCGCGATCCCGGCCGGCACCAGCGGCGAGGCGTACCGGGTGACGGCCTACCTCGACGGTGAGAAGTGCCGGATCGAGGTCGCCGACTCCGGCCCGGGCTTCCCGCGCCGCCACCCGGTCCGTCCGGCCCCCGCCGACGCCGAGGACGGCCGTGGCCTCTGCCTCATCCGGGAACTTGCCGACCACGTCCACATCGGCAACAAGCCGGGCCGCGGCGGCGCGATCGTCAGCTTCGACAAGATCCTCAAGTGGCGTGACGACGCACCGCTGGTGGCCGTCTAG
- the fxsT gene encoding FxSxx-COOH system tetratricopeptide repeat protein yields the protein MTAHRRAEAGTLSLFGNMDWDLFYASYGGGQFFEAMRADMRRHYDYTLIDSRTGLSDLADVCTVQMPHTLVVCYTLSGQSIEGAAAVAQSIRERFGHKGIRVLPLAMRIDLGEKDKLDAGRALARERFAGLPAGLDGDRLADYWSSMEVLYQPYYAYEEILAAFGDPPKTANSMLSACERVTSVITEGRVTRLPLIGEEKRARYKAAYTRRRPLPVSRLVLYYVSEDRMWVDWLESVLRNAGFDVAPMDVRALPQDAGGLPGHEDRAASGAEDAADGSERLLAVVSPAFLDSRRARRAWEDAVHADGRKPGNRPVAVRVDDVRLSLPHSSRGAIDLTRLDEDRAHRTLLTSLDHPDVLAAPPDGGARFPNTGTRISNVQPRHPWFTGRSPILDRLRERLVSGRSGQRLPQVLHGLGGVGKSQLAREYAHRFKADYDLVWWIDAEQPDLVLPKVAALAQELDLPVGDDVSEAAEAAMRALRQGDPCARWLLIFDNVPDLNRALPLFPGQTAPLRDHVYGHILVTTRDRPGSTVVQSLEMEVFTREESVEHLCRRVPGLRDADADRVADALGDLPLAVEVAAAWLEATATPVEEYIDQLREQSTRVLSVQEAVNAVEYPSSVGATWNISITRLREESPAAARLLELCAFFSAEPISMTLISSDAMIDALLPYDRDLRARYMLGRVTQALNRFALAKVDSADNSIQVHRLVQAAVRDSLDDQRYVETIHEVHRILAAARPREGAVDDPAQWLGFEVIWPHLMPSNIRECAEEEPRQLMVDRVRYLGKRGELQAARDLATDLDELWTNEILDADDEQVLNLRFQLANVMRAQGDYQAARAMDEKTLEGQRRLLGEDHPNILITSGSLAADLRALGRYKEALELDLRIHLGFRETFGEDHARTLSAANNLAIDLRLAGDSEAARRLTEDIVRRRTALLGPTHPYTLATKGHRARDLRDLGDYRTSAELLREVRESFEQVFNPGVPEVLQADKSLVVSLRKAGRTAEALRITEETWKTYARYHDRYGSTIPEILACGLNLAADYFATDPEDGPARAVRQVEEVLDGYQDSFGFEHPFTMYCFNNLAMYHRALGNTEKAEELSRHARDCLAATLGDDHPAVCSAGLNLANAYGDRGLYDHAERSERQAVEGLRRRFGADHPDVLVGMGNLAITLRDKGHEEAVRLQEKAATRLTQLLGRGHPVTVLVRSWQRVGRDLEPHQI from the coding sequence ATGACTGCGCATCGGCGGGCCGAGGCCGGGACATTGAGCCTGTTCGGCAACATGGACTGGGACCTCTTCTACGCCAGCTACGGCGGCGGCCAGTTCTTCGAGGCGATGCGCGCGGACATGCGGCGCCACTACGACTACACCCTGATCGACAGCCGTACCGGACTCAGCGACCTCGCCGACGTCTGCACCGTGCAGATGCCCCACACCCTTGTCGTCTGCTACACCCTCAGCGGCCAGAGCATCGAGGGCGCCGCCGCCGTCGCGCAGAGCATCCGGGAGCGGTTCGGCCACAAGGGCATCCGCGTCCTGCCCCTCGCCATGCGCATCGACCTCGGCGAGAAGGACAAGCTCGACGCGGGACGCGCCCTGGCCCGGGAGCGCTTCGCCGGACTGCCCGCCGGCCTGGACGGCGATCGGCTGGCCGACTACTGGTCGTCGATGGAGGTCCTCTACCAGCCGTACTACGCCTACGAGGAGATCCTGGCGGCCTTCGGCGACCCGCCGAAGACGGCCAACTCCATGCTGAGCGCCTGCGAACGGGTCACCTCCGTCATCACCGAGGGCCGGGTCACCCGACTCCCCCTGATCGGCGAGGAGAAGCGGGCCCGGTACAAGGCCGCGTACACCCGGCGGCGCCCGCTGCCCGTCTCCCGGCTGGTGCTGTACTACGTCTCCGAGGACCGGATGTGGGTCGACTGGCTGGAGTCGGTGCTCCGCAACGCCGGTTTCGACGTGGCGCCGATGGACGTCCGGGCGCTGCCGCAGGACGCCGGCGGGCTGCCGGGGCACGAGGACCGGGCGGCGTCCGGCGCCGAGGACGCGGCCGACGGCTCGGAGCGGCTGCTCGCCGTGGTCTCGCCCGCCTTCCTCGACTCCCGCAGGGCGCGCCGGGCCTGGGAGGACGCCGTGCACGCCGACGGGCGCAAACCGGGGAACCGGCCGGTGGCGGTCCGCGTCGACGACGTCCGGCTCAGCCTGCCGCACTCCTCCCGGGGCGCCATCGACCTCACCCGGCTCGACGAGGACCGGGCCCACCGGACCCTGCTGACGAGCCTCGACCACCCGGACGTCCTGGCCGCACCGCCCGACGGCGGCGCCCGCTTCCCCAACACCGGCACCCGGATCTCCAACGTCCAGCCACGCCACCCGTGGTTCACCGGCCGCTCACCGATCCTGGACCGGCTGCGCGAACGCCTGGTCAGCGGCCGCTCCGGGCAACGGCTGCCGCAGGTGCTGCACGGTCTGGGCGGGGTGGGCAAGTCCCAGCTCGCCCGCGAGTACGCCCACCGGTTCAAGGCGGACTACGACCTGGTGTGGTGGATCGACGCCGAACAGCCGGACCTCGTGCTGCCGAAGGTGGCCGCCCTCGCGCAGGAACTGGACCTGCCGGTCGGCGACGACGTCTCCGAGGCGGCCGAGGCCGCGATGCGGGCCCTGCGGCAGGGCGACCCGTGCGCCCGCTGGCTGCTGATCTTCGACAACGTGCCGGACCTCAACCGGGCGTTGCCGCTCTTCCCGGGCCAGACGGCTCCGCTGCGGGACCACGTGTACGGCCACATCCTGGTCACCACCCGCGACCGGCCCGGCTCGACGGTGGTGCAGTCGCTGGAGATGGAGGTCTTCACCCGCGAGGAGAGCGTGGAACACCTGTGCCGCCGGGTCCCCGGACTGCGCGACGCCGACGCGGACCGGGTCGCCGACGCGCTGGGCGACCTGCCGCTGGCCGTGGAGGTCGCGGCGGCCTGGCTGGAGGCGACGGCCACACCGGTGGAGGAGTACATCGACCAGCTGCGGGAGCAGTCCACCCGGGTGCTGTCGGTGCAGGAGGCGGTGAACGCGGTCGAGTACCCGTCCTCCGTCGGCGCCACCTGGAACATCTCCATCACCCGACTGCGCGAGGAGTCCCCGGCGGCGGCCCGACTGCTCGAACTGTGCGCCTTCTTCTCGGCCGAGCCCATCTCCATGACCCTGATCAGCAGCGACGCGATGATCGACGCCCTGTTGCCGTACGACCGGGACCTGCGCGCCCGTTACATGCTCGGCCGCGTCACCCAGGCCCTGAACCGCTTCGCCCTCGCCAAGGTCGACTCCGCCGACAACTCCATCCAGGTGCACCGGTTGGTGCAGGCGGCGGTGCGGGACAGTCTGGACGACCAGCGGTACGTGGAGACGATTCACGAGGTGCACCGCATCCTGGCCGCCGCCCGGCCGCGCGAGGGCGCCGTGGACGATCCCGCGCAGTGGCTCGGGTTCGAGGTGATCTGGCCGCATCTGATGCCCTCGAACATCCGCGAGTGCGCGGAGGAGGAGCCCCGCCAGCTGATGGTGGACCGCGTCCGCTACCTGGGCAAACGCGGCGAGCTGCAGGCGGCCCGCGACCTGGCCACCGACCTCGACGAGCTGTGGACCAACGAGATCCTCGACGCGGACGACGAGCAGGTCCTCAACCTCCGCTTCCAGCTGGCCAACGTGATGCGCGCCCAGGGCGACTACCAGGCCGCGCGGGCCATGGACGAGAAGACCCTGGAGGGCCAGCGCCGACTGCTCGGCGAGGACCACCCGAACATCCTGATCACCTCGGGCAGTCTGGCCGCCGACCTCCGGGCCCTGGGCCGCTACAAGGAGGCCCTGGAACTGGACCTGCGCATCCATCTGGGCTTCCGCGAGACCTTCGGCGAGGACCACGCGCGGACGCTCTCGGCCGCCAACAACCTGGCCATCGACCTACGGCTGGCCGGCGACAGCGAGGCCGCCCGCCGGCTCACCGAGGACATCGTTCGCCGCCGCACCGCGCTGCTCGGCCCGACCCATCCCTACACGCTCGCCACCAAGGGCCACCGCGCGCGTGACCTGCGCGACCTCGGGGACTACCGGACCTCCGCCGAGCTCCTGCGCGAGGTCCGCGAGAGCTTCGAGCAGGTGTTCAACCCGGGCGTGCCGGAGGTGTTGCAGGCCGACAAGAGCCTCGTGGTCTCCCTGCGCAAGGCGGGCCGTACCGCCGAGGCGCTGCGGATCACCGAGGAGACCTGGAAGACGTACGCCCGCTACCACGACCGCTACGGCAGCACCATCCCCGAGATCCTGGCCTGCGGGCTCAACCTCGCCGCGGACTACTTCGCCACCGATCCCGAGGACGGTCCTGCGCGGGCTGTCCGCCAGGTCGAGGAGGTGCTGGACGGGTACCAGGACTCGTTCGGATTCGAGCACCCGTTCACCATGTACTGCTTCAACAACCTCGCCATGTACCACCGGGCCCTGGGCAACACCGAGAAGGCGGAGGAGCTGAGCCGGCACGCCCGCGACTGTCTGGCGGCGACGCTCGGGGACGACCACCCGGCCGTCTGCTCCGCGGGCCTCAACCTGGCCAACGCCTACGGGGACCGGGGCCTGTACGACCACGCCGAGCGCTCTGAACGCCAGGCCGTGGAGGGGCTGCGCCGACGGTTCGGCGCGGACCACCCCGATGTGCTGGTCGGCATGGGCAACCTGGCGATCACCCTGCGGGACAAGGGTCACGAGGAGGCCGTACGGCTCCAGGAGAAGGCGGCGACCCGGCTCACCCAGCTACTGGGCAGGGGCCATCCGGTGACCGTGCTGGTCCGCTCCTGGCAGCGGGTGGGGAGGGACTTGGAACCGCACCAGATCTGA
- the fxsA gene encoding FxSxx-COOH cyclophane-containing RiPP peptide: protein MNASLDPTADESHATAAVAPERVSLVQLAARSGGALSPALTRAVANGAERRGPERVAVAAFQSSL, encoded by the coding sequence ATGAACGCATCCCTCGACCCCACGGCCGACGAGTCGCACGCCACGGCCGCCGTCGCTCCGGAGCGGGTGTCCTTGGTGCAGTTGGCGGCGCGGAGCGGCGGCGCGCTGTCGCCCGCCCTGACCCGTGCCGTGGCGAACGGCGCCGAACGCCGGGGCCCGGAAAGGGTCGCGGTGGCGGCCTTCCAGTCCTCCCTGTGA
- a CDS encoding intradiol ring-cleavage dioxygenase yields MTGKHTSKTITRRRALAVTGGTVAAGGLAVAGYQSAFADGTTSTAEATATASVTSTSDACMTLMSSVTEGPYYLDGALVRKDITEGKSGVPLTLRLTVVDATDGCTPVPGAAVEIWHCDAWGYYSGFTTANPGGSAPAESEDGSTADDATYLRGYQIANANGVVKFETIFPGWYTPRTCHIHVKVHTGGEKEDGTYEGGKVNHTGQFFFDDEIAQEVFTLEPYSRHTGSYTTLDDDMVYDGGGAASGLLTLEAVKKANPARGYKGFLTLGIDPDAENTGAGGGVGGGGGVGGTPPSGEPPADAPTAGATATESAS; encoded by the coding sequence ATGACGGGAAAGCACACAAGCAAAACGATCACGCGGCGTCGCGCCCTCGCGGTGACCGGGGGAACGGTCGCCGCCGGCGGTCTGGCGGTCGCCGGCTATCAGTCGGCGTTCGCGGACGGAACGACGAGCACCGCCGAGGCGACGGCCACCGCCTCCGTGACGAGCACCTCCGACGCGTGCATGACGCTGATGTCGAGCGTCACCGAGGGCCCGTACTACCTGGACGGCGCCCTGGTCCGCAAGGACATCACCGAAGGCAAGAGCGGCGTTCCCCTGACGCTCCGGCTCACGGTCGTGGACGCCACCGACGGCTGCACCCCGGTTCCCGGCGCGGCCGTGGAGATCTGGCACTGCGACGCCTGGGGCTACTACTCCGGCTTCACCACCGCGAATCCCGGCGGCTCGGCGCCCGCCGAGAGCGAGGACGGTTCGACCGCCGACGACGCGACCTACCTCCGCGGTTACCAGATCGCGAACGCGAACGGCGTGGTCAAGTTCGAGACCATCTTCCCCGGTTGGTACACCCCGCGCACCTGCCACATCCACGTGAAGGTCCACACCGGCGGCGAGAAGGAGGACGGTACGTACGAGGGCGGCAAGGTCAACCACACCGGCCAGTTCTTCTTCGACGACGAGATCGCCCAGGAGGTCTTCACGCTGGAGCCCTACTCCCGGCACACCGGCAGCTACACCACCCTCGACGACGACATGGTCTACGACGGCGGCGGCGCCGCGAGCGGCCTGCTCACCCTGGAGGCCGTGAAGAAGGCGAACCCGGCCCGCGGCTACAAGGGCTTCCTCACCCTCGGCATCGACCCCGACGCCGAGAACACCGGTGCCGGTGGTGGCGTGGGCGGCGGCGGTGGCGTGGGCGGTACGCCGCCGTCCGGCGAGCCCCCGGCGGACGCCCCGACCGCCGGCGCCACGGCCACCGAGTCGGCCTCGTAG
- a CDS encoding aminopeptidase P family protein, whose product MTVADELEPAIPETEATEAEEPIKQRKNGLYPGVSDELAESMKSGWADTELHGLEPIAQAAETAARRAALSARFPGDRLVIPSGNLKTRSNDTEYPFRASVEYAYLTGNQTEDGVLVLEPSASGEGHDATIYLLPRSDRENGEFWLSGQGELWVGRRHSLTESAKLYGIPAADVRELADKLREATGPVRVVRGYDAGIEAALTDKVTAERDEELRVFLSEARLIKDEFEIGELQKAVDSTVRGFEDVVRVLDKAEATSERYIEGTFFLRARVEGNDVGYGSICAAGPHATTLHWVRNDGPVRSGDLLLLDAGVETHTYYTADVTRTLPINGTFSELQKKIYDAVYDAQEAGIAAVRPGGKYRDFHDAAQHVLAERLVAWGLVEGPVERVLELGLQRRWTLHGTGHMLGMDVHDCAAARVESYVDGTLEPGMVLTVEPGLYFQADDLTVPEEYRGIGVRIEDDILVTADGNRNLSAALPRRSDEVELWMASLKGDARG is encoded by the coding sequence ATGACCGTGGCGGACGAGCTCGAGCCGGCGATCCCGGAGACCGAGGCGACCGAAGCCGAGGAGCCCATCAAGCAGCGCAAGAACGGCCTGTACCCGGGCGTGTCCGACGAGCTGGCCGAGAGCATGAAGTCGGGCTGGGCCGACACCGAGCTGCACGGCCTGGAGCCGATCGCCCAGGCCGCCGAGACCGCCGCCCGCCGCGCCGCGCTCTCCGCGCGCTTCCCGGGCGACCGCCTGGTGATCCCCTCCGGCAACCTCAAGACTCGCTCGAACGACACCGAGTACCCCTTCCGCGCGTCGGTCGAGTACGCGTACCTGACCGGCAACCAGACGGAGGACGGCGTCCTCGTCCTGGAGCCCTCCGCCTCGGGCGAGGGCCACGACGCGACGATCTACCTGCTGCCGCGCTCCGACCGGGAGAACGGCGAGTTCTGGCTCTCCGGCCAGGGCGAGCTGTGGGTCGGCCGACGCCACTCGCTGACCGAGTCCGCGAAGCTGTACGGCATCCCCGCCGCCGACGTGCGCGAACTCGCCGACAAGCTGCGCGAGGCCACCGGCCCGGTCCGCGTCGTCCGCGGCTACGACGCCGGCATCGAGGCGGCCCTCACCGACAAGGTCACCGCCGAACGCGACGAGGAGCTGCGGGTCTTCCTCTCCGAGGCTCGGCTGATCAAGGACGAGTTCGAGATCGGCGAGCTGCAGAAGGCGGTCGACTCGACCGTGCGCGGCTTCGAGGACGTCGTACGCGTGCTGGACAAGGCCGAGGCCACGTCGGAGCGCTACATCGAGGGAACGTTCTTCCTGCGCGCCCGGGTCGAGGGCAACGACGTCGGCTACGGCTCCATCTGCGCCGCCGGCCCGCACGCCACCACTCTGCACTGGGTCCGCAACGACGGCCCGGTCCGCTCCGGCGACCTGCTCCTGCTGGACGCGGGCGTCGAGACGCACACGTACTACACGGCCGACGTCACCCGGACACTGCCGATCAACGGCACGTTCAGCGAGCTCCAGAAGAAGATCTACGACGCCGTGTACGACGCCCAGGAGGCCGGTATCGCCGCCGTGCGGCCGGGCGGCAAGTACCGCGACTTCCACGACGCCGCGCAGCACGTCCTGGCCGAACGACTGGTCGCGTGGGGGCTCGTCGAGGGCCCCGTGGAGCGGGTCCTGGAGCTGGGGCTCCAGCGTCGCTGGACGCTCCACGGCACCGGGCACATGCTCGGCATGGACGTCCACGACTGCGCCGCCGCGCGCGTCGAGTCGTACGTCGACGGGACGCTGGAGCCGGGCATGGTGCTGACCGTAGAGCCCGGCCTCTACTTCCAGGCCGACGACCTCACCGTCCCCGAGGAGTACCGGGGCATCGGTGTCCGCATCGAGGACGACATCCTGGTGACGGCCGACGGCAACCGCAACCTGAGCGCCGCGCTGCCTCGCCGTTCGGACGAGGTCGAGCTGTGGATGGCCTCGCTGAAGGGTGATGCGCGGGGCTGA
- a CDS encoding PP2C family protein-serine/threonine phosphatase — protein sequence MLDIPSRVRVHVERLLAAQNDMGVCDAFEQYAPVGKPDTMNAPHPPKVAGIDSTVPSPAHTVAPAPATPSTPAAPPATGPGTAPGAVLQDRLAGWVSDLTTLHELTERLTRTDSLDSALTELLHAGAALVGARRGLVVLEPADGLGPDTTIGLGLGRADLGHIETVPRSSLPYGRILDGLPGGDGEIAQPDLFAEDGLDPRHREVAARLGYAASYALPLSTDRAGRLGAAVWLYDEPAEPVERQRHLAGLYTRYAAEHLARLVEVECTRASMATIAEELLPSRLPRVSGVQLAARHRTGPRGGGDWYDALPLPDAALGLAVGSVTGAGPSAVAAMGRLRASLRAYAVMEGEDPVAVLSDLELLLRLTEPARSATALFAYVEPALRKITLAGAGHSPPLVIGERRTEYVETSLSAPLGMLACWEAPSVELTAEPGETVLLYTDGLLQRTGESVDRAFTRLHAAATGVPRALRTDPGALADHVLRTMLPNGLDEADDTEDVVLLAARFE from the coding sequence ATGCTGGACATCCCCTCACGAGTGCGTGTACATGTGGAGAGACTGCTAGCGGCGCAGAATGACATGGGGGTTTGCGATGCTTTTGAGCAATACGCACCGGTCGGAAAGCCGGACACCATGAACGCCCCGCACCCTCCGAAAGTGGCTGGAATCGATTCAACGGTTCCCTCCCCCGCACACACTGTCGCGCCCGCGCCCGCCACCCCGAGCACCCCGGCGGCCCCTCCCGCCACAGGACCGGGCACCGCCCCCGGGGCCGTGCTGCAGGACCGGCTCGCGGGCTGGGTCTCGGACCTCACGACGCTGCACGAACTCACCGAACGTCTGACCCGCACGGACTCACTGGACAGCGCCCTGACCGAACTCCTGCACGCCGGAGCCGCCCTCGTCGGCGCCCGTCGGGGTCTCGTCGTCCTGGAACCGGCCGACGGGCTGGGTCCGGACACCACGATCGGTCTCGGCCTAGGCCGCGCCGACCTCGGGCACATCGAGACCGTGCCCCGCAGCTCCCTGCCGTACGGCCGCATCCTGGACGGACTGCCCGGCGGCGACGGTGAGATCGCCCAGCCCGACCTGTTCGCCGAGGACGGGCTCGACCCCCGCCACCGCGAGGTCGCCGCCCGGCTCGGATACGCGGCGAGCTACGCGCTCCCCCTGTCCACGGACAGAGCCGGCCGGCTCGGCGCCGCCGTGTGGCTGTACGACGAGCCCGCGGAGCCGGTCGAACGGCAGCGGCACCTCGCCGGGCTGTACACGCGGTACGCCGCCGAGCACCTGGCACGGCTCGTCGAGGTCGAGTGCACGCGCGCGTCCATGGCGACCATCGCCGAGGAGCTGCTGCCCTCCCGGTTGCCCCGCGTCTCCGGCGTCCAGCTCGCCGCCCGGCACCGCACCGGGCCGCGCGGCGGCGGCGACTGGTACGACGCGCTGCCGCTGCCGGACGCCGCGCTCGGCCTCGCGGTCGGCTCGGTCACGGGGGCGGGGCCCAGCGCGGTCGCCGCGATGGGACGGCTGCGGGCCTCGCTGCGCGCCTACGCCGTGATGGAGGGGGAGGACCCCGTCGCCGTCCTCTCCGACCTGGAGCTGCTCCTGCGGCTCACCGAACCGGCCCGCTCCGCCACCGCGCTCTTCGCCTACGTCGAGCCCGCGCTGCGCAAGATCACCCTGGCCGGGGCCGGACACAGCCCGCCGCTGGTGATCGGCGAGCGGCGCACGGAGTACGTGGAGACGTCCCTGTCGGCGCCGCTCGGCATGCTCGCCTGCTGGGAGGCGCCCAGCGTGGAGCTGACCGCCGAGCCAGGAGAAACCGTTTTGCTCTACACCGACGGCCTCCTCCAGCGCACGGGCGAGTCCGTCGACCGCGCCTTCACCCGCCTGCACGCAGCCGCCACCGGCGTCCCCCGGGCCCTGCGCACCGACCCCGGCGCCCTGGCCGACCACGTCCTGCGCACGATGCTCCCGAACGGCCTCGACGAAGCGGACGACACGGAGGACGTGGTGCTCTTGGCGGCGCGGTTCGAGTAG
- a CDS encoding bifunctional DNA primase/polymerase, whose amino-acid sequence MREIPGKRRRLLSKRNGGRPELLEQALTFATQWQWPVLPGVAPDPQGRARCGCPDPECVVPGAHPFDPGLLAATTDERMVRWWWTNRPTAPIVLATGGTAPCAVSLPAPAASRALAALDRTGMRLGPVVAAPHRWAILVAPYSMEQLGELLYAKDFVPGSLRFHSQGGYLALPPSETGHGLIRWERAPLPGSAAPWVPDVEAVVDAVVDALTRTGVSAPEF is encoded by the coding sequence ATGCGCGAGATCCCCGGAAAGCGACGCAGGCTCCTGTCCAAGCGCAACGGCGGGAGGCCCGAGCTTCTTGAGCAGGCCCTGACGTTCGCGACGCAATGGCAGTGGCCCGTACTCCCGGGGGTGGCGCCGGACCCGCAGGGGCGTGCCCGCTGCGGCTGCCCGGACCCGGAGTGCGTGGTGCCCGGCGCTCACCCCTTCGACCCCGGCCTGCTGGCCGCCACCACCGACGAGCGCATGGTCCGCTGGTGGTGGACCAACCGGCCCACCGCGCCGATCGTGCTGGCCACCGGAGGCACCGCCCCCTGCGCGGTGAGCCTGCCGGCGCCGGCCGCCTCGCGCGCCCTCGCCGCCCTCGACCGCACCGGCATGCGCCTCGGCCCCGTGGTCGCCGCCCCGCACCGCTGGGCGATCCTCGTCGCGCCCTACTCCATGGAGCAGTTGGGCGAACTGCTCTACGCCAAGGACTTCGTCCCCGGCTCGCTGCGGTTCCACAGCCAGGGCGGCTATCTCGCCCTGCCCCCCTCCGAGACCGGCCACGGCCTGATCCGCTGGGAGCGCGCGCCGCTGCCCGGTTCGGCCGCGCCCTGGGTGCCCGACGTCGAGGCGGTCGTGGACGCGGTCGTCGACGCCCTCACTCGTACGGGTGTGAGCGCGCCCGAGTTCTGA
- a CDS encoding DUF5926 family protein, translated as MAKKRPHTKAKRPQGTGGVGAAGADGQVPVVGAREQCPCGSGRRYKACHGRAAAQAVTELVQRPFEGLPGEADWIALRELVPAATVELKLKDALPEGVPSVTLATVLPMAWPALRRDDGSVLLGLQNDTASGDISRDLADTLQRALVAEPGTPVQGRRAPADGPRLQDLIDPEGEFEPVVHTGFEFWVPDTENSTPEVTASLERANSAAIPTVKLAGVDAAYWCETPEKNHLRWVMPHAEERLLDALARLHAAGRSSLGEGTRLVGSFRAHGLTVPVWDLPSGVGADDIEKPAAEFAERLAGALADESPLTPEERRARGGLTNRQVTLS; from the coding sequence ATGGCCAAGAAGCGACCCCACACGAAGGCCAAGCGCCCGCAGGGCACCGGCGGAGTCGGCGCCGCAGGCGCCGATGGGCAGGTTCCGGTTGTCGGCGCGCGCGAGCAATGCCCCTGCGGCAGCGGCCGCCGCTACAAGGCCTGCCACGGCCGGGCCGCCGCCCAGGCCGTGACCGAGCTGGTGCAGCGCCCCTTCGAGGGCCTGCCCGGCGAGGCCGACTGGATCGCGCTGCGCGAGCTGGTGCCCGCCGCCACCGTCGAGCTGAAGCTGAAGGACGCGCTCCCCGAAGGGGTCCCGTCGGTGACGCTCGCCACCGTTCTGCCCATGGCGTGGCCCGCGCTGCGCCGCGACGACGGCTCGGTCCTGCTCGGCCTGCAGAACGACACGGCCTCCGGTGACATCAGCCGCGACCTCGCCGACACCCTGCAGCGCGCACTGGTCGCCGAGCCGGGCACTCCGGTTCAGGGGCGGCGCGCCCCGGCCGACGGTCCGCGGTTGCAGGACCTGATCGACCCCGAAGGTGAGTTCGAGCCAGTTGTGCACACGGGCTTCGAGTTCTGGGTCCCGGACACGGAGAACTCCACGCCGGAGGTGACCGCCTCCCTGGAGCGCGCCAACTCCGCGGCGATCCCCACGGTGAAGCTCGCGGGCGTCGACGCGGCCTACTGGTGCGAGACCCCGGAGAAGAACCACCTGCGCTGGGTCATGCCGCACGCCGAGGAGCGGCTTCTGGACGCGCTGGCCCGGCTGCACGCGGCCGGGCGTTCGAGTCTCGGCGAGGGCACCCGTCTGGTGGGCTCCTTCCGTGCTCACGGCCTCACCGTGCCGGTCTGGGACCTCCCCAGCGGGGTCGGCGCGGACGACATCGAGAAGCCGGCGGCCGAGTTCGCCGAGCGGCTCGCCGGCGCCCTGGCCGACGAGTCCCCGCTCACGCCGGAGGAGCGCCGGGCACGCGGTGGTCTCACCAACCGACAGGTCACGCTGAGCTGA